In Burkholderia gladioli, a genomic segment contains:
- a CDS encoding Fis family transcriptional regulator codes for MSKHNIEQCVRDSLDVYFRDLDGSNPHDVYDMVMSCVEKPMLEVVLEQAGGNQSLAAEYLGINRNTLRKKLQQHGLL; via the coding sequence ATGAGCAAGCACAACATCGAACAATGTGTCCGCGACAGCCTGGACGTGTATTTCCGGGATCTCGACGGCTCCAATCCGCATGACGTCTACGACATGGTGATGTCCTGCGTCGAGAAGCCGATGCTCGAGGTGGTGCTCGAACAGGCGGGCGGCAACCAGTCGCTCGCCGCCGAGTACCTCGGCATCAACCGCAACACCTTGCGCAAGAAGCTGCAGCAGCACGGGCTGCTGTAG
- the purH gene encoding bifunctional phosphoribosylaminoimidazolecarboxamide formyltransferase/IMP cyclohydrolase, with protein sequence MIKQALLSVSDKTGIVEFATALSQQGVKLLSTGGTAKLLAEAGLPVTEVADYTGFPEMLDGRVKTLHPKVHGGILARRDLPEHMQALDAHGIPTIDLLVVNLYPFVATIAKDDCTLADAIENIDIGGPTMLRSAAKNHRDVTVIVDPADYAVVLDEMKANGNTVGYPTNFRLATKVFAHTAQYDGAITNYLTSLTEELQHATRQPYPATLNLAFDKVQDLRYGENPHQSAAFYRDLAAPAGSLANYSQLQGKELSYNNIADSDAAWECVKTFDAPACVIVKHANPCGVALGVDAAEAYAKAFQTDPTSAFGGIIAFNREVDEAAAQAVAKQFVEVLIAPSFSAAARQVFAAKQNVRLLEIALGDGFNAFDLKRVGGGLLVQSLDSRNVQPDELRVVTKRQPTPKELGDLLFAWRVAKFVKSNAIVFCGNGMTLGVGAGQMSRVDSARIAGIKAQNAGLTLAGSAVASDAFFPFRDGLDVVVAAGATAVIHPGGSMRDDEVIAAADEHGIAMVLTGIRHFRH encoded by the coding sequence ATGATCAAGCAAGCGCTCCTCTCCGTTTCGGATAAAACCGGCATCGTCGAATTCGCGACGGCCCTCTCGCAGCAGGGCGTCAAGCTGCTGTCGACGGGCGGCACCGCGAAACTGCTCGCCGAGGCGGGCCTCCCGGTGACCGAAGTGGCCGACTACACCGGCTTCCCCGAAATGCTCGACGGGCGCGTGAAGACGCTGCACCCGAAGGTGCACGGCGGGATCCTGGCGCGCCGCGACCTGCCCGAGCACATGCAGGCGCTCGACGCGCACGGCATCCCGACCATCGACCTGCTGGTGGTGAACCTGTACCCGTTCGTCGCGACCATCGCCAAGGACGACTGCACGCTGGCCGACGCGATCGAGAACATCGACATCGGCGGCCCGACCATGCTGCGCTCGGCCGCGAAGAACCATCGCGACGTGACGGTAATCGTCGACCCGGCCGACTACGCCGTGGTGCTCGACGAGATGAAGGCCAACGGCAACACGGTCGGCTACCCGACCAACTTCCGTCTCGCCACCAAAGTGTTCGCGCATACCGCGCAATACGACGGCGCGATCACCAACTACCTGACCAGCCTGACCGAGGAGCTGCAGCACGCCACGCGCCAGCCCTACCCGGCCACGCTGAACCTGGCCTTCGACAAGGTGCAGGACCTGCGCTACGGCGAGAACCCGCATCAGAGCGCCGCGTTCTACCGTGACCTGGCCGCGCCGGCCGGGTCGCTGGCGAACTACAGCCAGTTGCAGGGCAAGGAGCTGTCCTACAACAACATCGCCGACTCCGACGCGGCCTGGGAATGCGTGAAGACCTTCGATGCCCCGGCCTGCGTGATCGTCAAGCACGCCAACCCGTGCGGCGTGGCGCTCGGCGTGGACGCGGCCGAGGCCTATGCCAAGGCCTTCCAGACCGATCCGACCTCGGCCTTCGGCGGCATCATCGCGTTCAACCGCGAAGTGGACGAAGCGGCCGCGCAGGCGGTGGCCAAGCAGTTCGTCGAAGTGCTGATCGCGCCGTCCTTCTCGGCCGCGGCGCGCCAGGTGTTCGCCGCCAAGCAGAACGTGCGCCTGCTCGAGATTGCGCTGGGCGACGGCTTCAACGCCTTCGACCTGAAGCGCGTCGGCGGCGGCCTGCTGGTGCAGTCGCTCGACTCGCGCAACGTGCAGCCCGACGAACTGCGCGTGGTCACCAAGCGCCAGCCGACCCCGAAGGAACTCGGCGACCTGCTGTTCGCCTGGCGCGTGGCCAAGTTCGTCAAGTCGAACGCGATCGTGTTCTGCGGCAACGGCATGACGCTCGGCGTCGGCGCCGGCCAGATGAGCCGCGTCGACTCGGCGCGCATCGCCGGCATCAAGGCGCAGAACGCGGGCCTCACGCTGGCCGGCTCGGCGGTCGCCTCGGACGCCTTCTTCCCGTT